ATTGGTAACGGTATTGGAATTCCCGCTCTCCTGACCGAGCACCGCGCCCGGCGCAAGGGCGACAAGCGCCGTGCAACCGAGAAGGACCGCATTCCGGTAGCGGAGGAGGGTCTGTCTCGAGTGAGCGCCTGTTCTTTCGATATCCATGTTCACGTTCCAGAAGTTGGTGTCGCCGTTTCGGCCCTTCGACAGGGGGTGCCGAATGGAATGCCGGTTTGAGGGTCGGTCCGAACGGCACGTCAGCGGCCGGCGCGAACGGGAGATTTGCCCGGATCGGCAGCCGCAATGGTTGGTTCGATGTCCCTGCGACGGCTACTAACTTGAGCAATGTTGTCCAGTATTGTAAATTTCCCGTGTTTTGTAGGATCCCACGGAAATCTCAACGCCACAGCCCTGAAGCGCTGGCATGACCGTTGACGCAGGTAGATTAACCTGAAAGTGGAGGTCAACTTAAAACAGGCGGAGTTTGCGTGATGCTGCGCTTTTTGCTTCTGGCCGCGAAACTGGCGGTAACGTGTACCTGGCTTATGGCCACTGCGCCCGGCAACGTTTGGGCTGACGAGAGCACGTCCTATCCTGTCATCATCAAGCATGCTTTCGGCACGACCGTCATCACCAAGAAGCCGGAGCGGGTCGCGACGGTCGCCTGGGCCAATCATGAAGTGCCGCTGGCGCTCGGCATCGTGCCTGTCGGTTTTGCGGCTGCCAATTTCGGTGATGATGACGGTGACGGACTGCTACCCTGGGTGGCCGACAAGCTCAAGGAATTGCACGTCGAAAAGCCCGTCCTGTTCGACGAAGGTGACGGCATCGATTTCGAGGCGGTCGCTGCCACCCGGCCGGATGTGATTCTGGCGGCTTATTCCGGCCTCAGCCAGTCCGATTACGATACGCTGAGCCAGATCGCTCCTGTCGTCGCCTATCCGGATGCGCCCTGGTCGACCGACTGGCGCGACATGATCCGACTGGACAGTGCCGGGCTCGGCATGGCCGCAGAAGGCGAAGCGTTGATCAAGATGATCGAGGGCGAAATATCAGAGACCGTCGCCGGCCATCCCGAATTGCAGGGTAAGTCGGCGATGTTCATCACGCATCTCAATGCGACCGATCTCAGCATGGTCAACTTCTACACGACGAACGATACGCGCGTGAAATTCTTCGCCGATCTCGGATTGAAGTCTCCAAAGAGCGTCGTCGAGGCCTCCGTGCCGGGCAAGTTCGCAGGCTCGATCAGCGCCGAACGAATCGATTCCTTCGATGATGTCGATATTGTCGTCACCTACGGAAGCCAGCAGTTGCTCGAAGCGCTGGAGAAGAACCCGCTGATGGCCAGAATGCCAGCTGTCTCCAAGGGCGCGCTCGTGACACTTGGCCGCGATCCGGTCGGCACTGCCGCCAATCCGACGCCGCTGTCGATCTCCTGGGTTCTCAGAGATTATGTGGCGCTGCTCACAGACGCCGCCGGAAAGTCTCCTAACAAGTCTCAATGATCGTGCGCAGCCGAAAATCATCGTCCCGGCCGCCAGCATCCGCCCGGTCGAACCAGGCTCGCAGCCTCTGGCTTATCGGGCTCACCGCGGCTCTTGCGTGCCTCTGTGCGCTCTCGGTCACGGTCGGCACGCGCGATGTGGACTGGGTCGATATCTTCGCCGCCTTGGCCGGGCATGCGAACAATATCGGTCAGGCGGCGGTGACGGTACGCATTCCGCGCACGCTGCTTGCCGTCGTCGCTGGTGCAGCGCTGGCCCTTGCGGGCGCAATCATGCAGGGAGTGACACGCAATCCGCTCGCTGATCCGGGCATTCTCGGTGTTAACATGGGCGCATCGCTCGCAGTCGTCGTTGCGGTCGCGTGGTTCGATATCTCCTCGAACGAGGCCTATATCTGGACGGCGATCTTCGGCGCCGGATGTTCGGCGGTCTTCGTCTATACGATCGGCTCGCTCGGACGCGGCGGCGCAACGCCCTTGAAACTGGCTCTTGCCGGCGCAGCGACCTCGGTCGCCTTCGCTTCCATGGTCATTGCCGTTGTCCTGCCGCGCAATGACATCGCCGGCGGTATCCGCTCCTGGCAGATCGGCGGGGTCGGCGGGGCGACCTTTGAGCGCATCCTTCCTGTTCTGCCATTTTTGGCGATCGGCTTCCTCATCAGCCTGCTGTCGGCGCGAAAATTGAATTCGCTGGCGCTCGGCGATGAGCTGGCGGCCGGCCTTGGCGAACGCGTGGCGCTTGCCCGCGGCGTTGCAGCACTCGGCGCCATCCTTCTCTGCGGCGCGACCACGGCGGTCTGCGGTCCGATCGGCTTTCTCGGCCTCGTCGTGCCGCATCTCTGCCGCCTGCTGGTCGGGATCGATCACCGCTGGCTCTTGCCCTTTTCCGCGATCGGCGGCGCCAGCCTGTTGCTCGCAGCCGATATCGTCGGGCGCATCGTTGCGAGACCTGCTGAGCTCGATGTCGGCATTGTCACAGCGCTTGTCGGCGCACCATTCTTCATTGCCATCGTCCGGCGCCAGCGGGTGCGTGAATTATGACCGTGCTTGTCTCTTCCCTCGATAGCATCATCGATAACCGCCGCCGCAGAGCGCGTCGGCATGCGCTCATGGTTTTTCTGTTGCTCTGCCTTGTCGTCGCACTCTTTGCGCTCACTCTGTCGCTTGGCCAGTCCTTCACTTCGCCCAGCGATGTCATCCGCGTGTTGCTCGGTGAGAATGTGCAGGGAGCGGCCTTCACCGTTGGACAGCTGAGGCTGCCACGAGCTGTACTTGCGGCACTCGCCGGCCTGAGCTTCGGGCTCGGCGGCGTCGCCTTCCAGATCATGTTGCGCAATCCGCTCGCAAGCCCCGATATTATCGGCATCAGTTCGGGGGCGAGTGCGGCGGCGGTCTTCGTCATCGTCGTCTTGTCGCTGAAGGGGCCGATCGTTTCTGTCGTCGCCGTCATTGCGGGCCTCAGTGTGGCGCTGCTGGTCTATAGCCTGTCATTCCGCAACGGAGTGGCGGGCACACGGTTCATCCTCGTCGGCATCGGCGTATCCGCGATGCTGGAAAGCGTCATCGCTTACATCCTGTCGCAGGCGCCGGCCTGGAGCCTGCAGGAAGCGATCCGCTGGCTGACGGGCAGCGTCAACGGTGCCCAGCTTGACCAGGCGGCTCCCCTGCTTTTGGCGCTTGCCGTCTTTGGCGGACTGCTGCTCAGCCGCACACGCGACCTGGAGGCGTTGCGGCTCGGCGATGATATGGCTGCCGCCCTTGGTGTCGGTGTGTCGCGCACGCGCGTCGTGGTCATCATCGCAGCCGTCGGCACGATCGCCTCGGCAACGGCGGTGACAGGCCCGATCGCCTTCGTCGCCTTCCTGTCGGGGCCGATTGCCGCCCGCATCGTCGGAAATAACGGCTCGATCCTCATTCCCGCCGCCCTAGTCGGTGCGGTGTTGGTACTGGCGGGCGATTATGCGGGCCAGTTTCTGCTGCCGAGCCGCTATCCGGTCGGTGTCGTCACCGGCGCGCTCGGCGCCCCCTATCTGATTTTCCTGATCGTGCGCGTCAACCGCACCGGAGGCTCGCTATGACCGTTCATACCCTCACAGTCACCGGGCTTTCCGCAGGTTATGGCGAAGACGAGATCCTGCATGGTCTTGATCTCGCCGTACCTCCCGGCAAGATAACCGCCATCGTCGGGGCGAACGCCTGCGGCAAGTCCACGCTGCTGCGCGCTATGTCGCGGCTGCTCTCGCCGCGTAGGGGCCAAGTGCTGCTCGACGGCAAGTCGATCCATCGCATGCCGCCGCGCGACCTTGCGCGCAAGCTGGGGCTGTTGCCGCAATCGCCGATCGCGCCCGAGGGCATTACCGTCGCAGATCTCGTGAGCCGCGGGCGCCATCCGCATCAGAGCCTGTTTTCACGCTGGACCCGTGCAGATGACGAAGCAGTGGACGCCGCGCTTACCGCCACAAAGACTTCGGAACTTGCCGAAAGGCCGGTCGACGAGCTCTCGGGCGGCCAGCGCCAGCGCGTGTGGATTGCGATGGCGCTGGCGCAGCAGACGGAGATCCTGCTACTCGACGAGCCGACGACTTTTCTCGACATCAGCCATCAGGTTGAGGTTCTGGACCTCCTGACCGATCTCAACCATGCGCGCGGCACCACCGTCGTCATGGTGCTGCATGACCTCAATCTCGCGGCGCGCTACGCAGACCACCTCGTCGCCATGACTGATGGCCGCATCCACGTGTCCGGTCTGCCGCAGGATGTGCTGACGGAAGACAATGTGCGGCACGTCTTCGGCCTTCAAAGCCGCATCATCACCGATCCCACATCCGGCCGGCCAATCATGCTGCCGATCGGTCGCCACCGAATGGCGGAGGGCAGGGCCGACCCACAACACGCATTCCACAAGGAGGGCAGATGACCATCGCTCAGGAATTCAAGCTCTCGGGTGTAGCGCTTCCCAGAGATGCGGCTGCCATGCTCGGCGAGATCTGCGAGCACTTCGTCGAACATGCGGAGGTGCAACGGCGCGGCGACCTCGCGCTTCTCAAGAGCAAGGCCGGCACTGCCGAGATCCGTATTGAGGACCGCAAGCTGCTGATCGAGCTTTCCTGCCCCTCGGAGAAGGCGTTGCAGATGAGCCGCACGATGCTTGCCGAGCATCTCTTCTATTTCGCAGGCGAAGATCCGCTGGAGCTCGCCTGGTCCCATCCCGCATCGCTTGCCGTGTTGCCGAACATTCATGAGGTGACCGTCATTTCCGCAGAGAACGTGACGCCGCACATGCGCCGGGTGAAATTCGCCTGCGCCGATGTCACCCCGTTCATGGGCGGCGACATGCATGTGCGCCTGCTCGTGCCGCCAAAGGGCAGGGCACCTGTCTGGCCAGGCCTGCGCGCGGATGGCCGCGTTGCCTGGCCCGAGGGCGAAGACGAGCTTCTGGTGCGCGTCTACACGATCCGCACCGTCAATGTCGAAAAGCGCGAACTCTGGATCGACTTCCTGCAGCATTCGGCCCCTGGCATCAAAACGCCCGGCGCCGATTTCGCCCGCGATGCTGAGCCCGGGCAACGGGTGGCCCTGCTCGGCCCCGGCGGCGGCAGTCTTCCGGTGGCGCGGTCCATCCTGCTCGCCGGTGATGAAAGCGCGCTTCCGGCCATCGCCCGTATCGCTGAGGAAGTACCAGCGGGTGCGCGGCTGCAGGCAATCATCGAGGTCGCTGACGAAACGGAAGAACAGCCACTATACTCGGCAGGCTCGCTCGACGTGCGCTGGTTGTACCGCCGGGATTATGCCAATGGCGCCAAGGGCGTTCTGCTGGAAGAAGCCAAACAGACGATTGCCGCAACCGAGGGTGAAACCTTCATTTGGTTTGCCTGCGAGAAGGAGGATGTGCGCGCCATGCGCACCTACCTGAAGTCCCGCCGGCACGATAGGAAGAACATGTATGTCGCCTGGTATTGGGAACGGGAAGCCG
The window above is part of the Rhizobium sp. WYJ-E13 genome. Proteins encoded here:
- a CDS encoding iron ABC transporter permease gives rise to the protein MIVRSRKSSSRPPASARSNQARSLWLIGLTAALACLCALSVTVGTRDVDWVDIFAALAGHANNIGQAAVTVRIPRTLLAVVAGAALALAGAIMQGVTRNPLADPGILGVNMGASLAVVVAVAWFDISSNEAYIWTAIFGAGCSAVFVYTIGSLGRGGATPLKLALAGAATSVAFASMVIAVVLPRNDIAGGIRSWQIGGVGGATFERILPVLPFLAIGFLISLLSARKLNSLALGDELAAGLGERVALARGVAALGAILLCGATTAVCGPIGFLGLVVPHLCRLLVGIDHRWLLPFSAIGGASLLLAADIVGRIVARPAELDVGIVTALVGAPFFIAIVRRQRVREL
- a CDS encoding iron-siderophore ABC transporter substrate-binding protein — encoded protein: MATAPGNVWADESTSYPVIIKHAFGTTVITKKPERVATVAWANHEVPLALGIVPVGFAAANFGDDDGDGLLPWVADKLKELHVEKPVLFDEGDGIDFEAVAATRPDVILAAYSGLSQSDYDTLSQIAPVVAYPDAPWSTDWRDMIRLDSAGLGMAAEGEALIKMIEGEISETVAGHPELQGKSAMFITHLNATDLSMVNFYTTNDTRVKFFADLGLKSPKSVVEASVPGKFAGSISAERIDSFDDVDIVVTYGSQQLLEALEKNPLMARMPAVSKGALVTLGRDPVGTAANPTPLSISWVLRDYVALLTDAAGKSPNKSQ
- a CDS encoding ABC transporter ATP-binding protein — protein: MTVHTLTVTGLSAGYGEDEILHGLDLAVPPGKITAIVGANACGKSTLLRAMSRLLSPRRGQVLLDGKSIHRMPPRDLARKLGLLPQSPIAPEGITVADLVSRGRHPHQSLFSRWTRADDEAVDAALTATKTSELAERPVDELSGGQRQRVWIAMALAQQTEILLLDEPTTFLDISHQVEVLDLLTDLNHARGTTVVMVLHDLNLAARYADHLVAMTDGRIHVSGLPQDVLTEDNVRHVFGLQSRIITDPTSGRPIMLPIGRHRMAEGRADPQHAFHKEGR
- a CDS encoding iron chelate uptake ABC transporter family permease subunit — its product is MTVLVSSLDSIIDNRRRRARRHALMVFLLLCLVVALFALTLSLGQSFTSPSDVIRVLLGENVQGAAFTVGQLRLPRAVLAALAGLSFGLGGVAFQIMLRNPLASPDIIGISSGASAAAVFVIVVLSLKGPIVSVVAVIAGLSVALLVYSLSFRNGVAGTRFILVGIGVSAMLESVIAYILSQAPAWSLQEAIRWLTGSVNGAQLDQAAPLLLALAVFGGLLLSRTRDLEALRLGDDMAAALGVGVSRTRVVVIIAAVGTIASATAVTGPIAFVAFLSGPIAARIVGNNGSILIPAALVGAVLVLAGDYAGQFLLPSRYPVGVVTGALGAPYLIFLIVRVNRTGGSL
- a CDS encoding DUF2218 domain-containing protein; this translates as MTIAQEFKLSGVALPRDAAAMLGEICEHFVEHAEVQRRGDLALLKSKAGTAEIRIEDRKLLIELSCPSEKALQMSRTMLAEHLFYFAGEDPLELAWSHPASLAVLPNIHEVTVISAENVTPHMRRVKFACADVTPFMGGDMHVRLLVPPKGRAPVWPGLRADGRVAWPEGEDELLVRVYTIRTVNVEKRELWIDFLQHSAPGIKTPGADFARDAEPGQRVALLGPGGGSLPVARSILLAGDESALPAIARIAEEVPAGARLQAIIEVADETEEQPLYSAGSLDVRWLYRRDYANGAKGVLLEEAKQTIAATEGETFIWFACEKEDVRAMRTYLKSRRHDRKNMYVAWYWEREAD